The genomic interval AAATACGATAGTATGACAGTTGGTGAAATGTCTTCAACGACAATTGACCATTGCATTAAATATTCGAATCCAGACCGTCAAGAATTAAGCATGACGTTTAATTTCCATCATTTAAAGGTTGATTATCCAAATGGTGAAAAATGGGCTATTGGTGAAATGGATTTCCTTTCTTTGAAAAACATTTTATCAACATGGCAATCTGGCATGAACAAGGGCGGCGGCTGGAATGCACTTTTTTGGTGTAATCATGACCAGCCAAGAGTTGTTTCACGCTATGGAAATGACGGAAAATATCATCGGGAGTCAGCGAAAATGCTTGCTACAACGATTCATATGATGCAAGGCACGCCATACATTTACCAAGGCGAAGAATTCGGAATGACAGATCCTAAGTACACTTCGATTGATCAATATCGTGATGTTGAATCATTAAATATGTACAATATTTTAAAGGAAAAAGGTCTATCAGAAGGAGAAATTCTTGAAATATTAAGGCGGAAATCACGTGATAATTCCAGAACTCCAGTTCAATGGAATTCTACTGAACACGCAGGCTTCACAACTGGAATGCCATGGATTGAAGTAGCAAACAATTATAAAGAAATAAATGCTGAAAGTGCAGTAAATGATCTAGACTCTATTTTTTATCATTACCAAAAGCTCATCTCATTAAGAAAAGAATACGACATTATCACTGATGGTGAATATGAACTGCTTTTACAAGATGATCAACAAATATTCGCGTATATAAGAACAACTCCTAAGGAAAAACTATTAGTCATTAATAATTTCTATGAGAAGCCAACAACATTTGAATTACCGAAGCATATCAATGTGAATGGATTTTCAAGAAAGCAATTGCTTTCTAACTACGCAGATACAGCCAATCATTTTGAAAAAATGGAGCTTCGTCCTTATGAATCAGTTGTTTATTATTTAGCAAGAGATTAACCGGAGCCAGTTATTCATGATAAGATAGTAACGGTGATAAAGATGAAAAAGAATAAATACCTTGCCATTTATAAAGAATGGACAGATAAAATAAAGTCTGGTGAAATAAA from Metabacillus sediminilitoris carries:
- the treC gene encoding alpha,alpha-phosphotrehalase, producing the protein MSKTWWKKAVVYQIYPKSFNDTQGNGVGDLQGIIEKLDYLNKLGVDVIWLTPIYASPQRDNGYDISDYFTIHEEYGTMADFDRLVDQAHKRGIKIIMDIVVNHTSTEHEWFKQASSSKDNPYRDFYIWKDSNEDGSLPTNWESKFGGPAWEFDEKTDQYYLHLFDVTQADLNWENEELRKEVYNMMDFWFKKGVDGFRLDVINLISKDQEFPNDDGSIPPGDGRRFYTDGPRVHDYIHEMNKEVFSKYDSMTVGEMSSTTIDHCIKYSNPDRQELSMTFNFHHLKVDYPNGEKWAIGEMDFLSLKNILSTWQSGMNKGGGWNALFWCNHDQPRVVSRYGNDGKYHRESAKMLATTIHMMQGTPYIYQGEEFGMTDPKYTSIDQYRDVESLNMYNILKEKGLSEGEILEILRRKSRDNSRTPVQWNSTEHAGFTTGMPWIEVANNYKEINAESAVNDLDSIFYHYQKLISLRKEYDIITDGEYELLLQDDQQIFAYIRTTPKEKLLVINNFYEKPTTFELPKHINVNGFSRKQLLSNYADTANHFEKMELRPYESVVYYLARD